Genomic segment of Kiritimatiellia bacterium:
GGCTTCCGGGGCTTCCAGCGCGCCAGGCGCCGCTTCAGCTCGGCCACCGGGATATCCAGGGTGATCCGCCTCTTTTCCGCGTCGAGGGTGATCGGGTCGCCGTCGCGTACCACCGCGATCGGCCCGCCCTCCGCCGCCTCGGGCGTGATATGCCCCACGACGAACCCATGGCTTCCTCCCGAGAACCGGCCGTCGGTGATCAGGGCCACATCGAGACCGAGCCCCCGGCCCATGACCGCGGAGGTCGGCGAGAGCATCTCGCGCATACCGGGGCCGCCGCGCGGGCCTTCATAACGGATGACGATCACGTCGCCCTTGCGCACGGTGCCGTCGAGGATCCGGGCCAGCGCGGCCTCCTCGGACTCGAAAACGCGCGCGCGCCCCCTGAACTTCGTGCCCTCGTGGCCGGAGATCTTGGCCACCGCCCCTTCCGGCGCCAGGTTGCCTCGGAGGATCACCAGGTGCCCTTCCTTCTTGATGGGATTGCGCAGCGGGCGGATGACGGACTGCCCCGGCGGATACGGTTTCACCGCGGCCAGGTTCTCCTCCAGCGTCCGGCCCGTGACCGTGAGGCAATCCCCGCGCAGCAGGCCTGCATCGAGCAGGGTTTTCATCAGCGGGGTCACGCCGCCGATCTCCACGAGGTCGGCCATGACGTGCTTCCCGCTGGGCTTGAGATCCGCCAGCACGGGCACCGTGCGGCCGACGCGCGTGAAATCATCCAGCGTCAGCCTCACCCCCGCCGTATTGGCCATGGCCAGCAGGTGAAGCACGGCATTTGTCGAGCCGCCAAGGGCCATGACCACGGCGATCGCATTTTCAAAGGACTCGCGGGACAGGATATCTCTGGGCCGGATGCCCCGGCGGATCAATTCCATCACCGCCTCACCGGCCTTCCGGCAGTCCCATATCTTGGCCGTGGAGACCGCGGCCTGGGCGGAACTGTTGGGCAGGCTCATGCCCATCGCCTCGATAGCGCTGGCCATCGTGTTCGCCGTGTACATGCCTCCGCAGGCCCCCGCCCCCGGGATGGCGCAGGACTCGATCCGGGCCAGATCCGCGTCGGTGATGCGCCCGCGGGCGTGCTCGCCGACGGCCTCGAAAACGGATACAATATCCACTTTTTCTCCGCGGTAGCGCCCCGGAAGAATCGTTCCGCCGTACACGAACACGGCCGGTCGGTTGAGCCGGGCCAT
This window contains:
- the ilvD gene encoding dihydroxy-acid dehydratase yields the protein MKAKQGRVVCDAIRQYSRHITEGVERAASRAMLHAVGFTDADFKKAQVGIASTWSMVTPCNMHIDRLAKETAAGVDSAGGKAVIFGTITISDGISMGTEGMKYSLVSREVIADSIETVAGCEQFDGLVAIGGCDKNMPGCLMAMARLNRPAVFVYGGTILPGRYRGEKVDIVSVFEAVGEHARGRITDADLARIESCAIPGAGACGGMYTANTMASAIEAMGMSLPNSSAQAAVSTAKIWDCRKAGEAVMELIRRGIRPRDILSRESFENAIAVVMALGGSTNAVLHLLAMANTAGVRLTLDDFTRVGRTVPVLADLKPSGKHVMADLVEIGGVTPLMKTLLDAGLLRGDCLTVTGRTLEENLAAVKPYPPGQSVIRPLRNPIKKEGHLVILRGNLAPEGAVAKISGHEGTKFRGRARVFESEEAALARILDGTVRKGDVIVIRYEGPRGGPGMREMLSPTSAVMGRGLGLDVALITDGRFSGGSHGFVVGHITPEAAEGGPIAVVRDGDPITLDAEKRRITLDIPVAELKRRLARWKPRKPRYTRGVLAKYARVVTSASRGALTDLP